In Telopea speciosissima isolate NSW1024214 ecotype Mountain lineage chromosome 10, Tspe_v1, whole genome shotgun sequence, the DNA window cttcttcgtCCTCAGATTTTAAGTGTTGGAGAAATGAAATGAGTTTGAGAAACTCATGTGTATGTCTATAAATAGACATGAGCCTTACGGAGGCCCGTTTGGCTGGTAAGTTTTAAAGTCCCATTTAAATCACTCTAAATCACTATTTGGACTATGTGGACCACAGACTAGGTGTTCTAAGAGTACAGGTAACCTAGGTGTGCCTCACACACCATGGTCCATAGGGGGTGGGTCCCACTCAAACCCATGTGAGTCTCACAAGCAAAAAGCCATTTTCTAGGCCTGACAACACATGCGGTTGCTCATGCTACTCAAGTGCTGAAAGCTTCAATTGACTCGGGTTTTCCTCAGTGCTCTTGTATACACACATACACGGGCTTCGTTGCAATGATTTAAATGGTTCAAATGTATTAGCTACCATGTATGGTTAAGTTGAATAGGTCATGGTAAATTACTTATCACTAGTCATCCGAAAGTGGTTTCAGATATCGTCTGTGGCTCTCTTCCTGCTCCGAGCATATAATTGGAGGGTAATCTACAAATTCACACTCGACAAATCTTCCCCTATCCTTGTCAATGAACCTTTCTTTGATAGTTCCTCCCGTCATCCGATCAATGATCTTATGTGATGTCTTGAGTATCATAGCCCACATGTCTCCGATGTACTCCGCTGCCAGACCTACACAGAGTTTAAATTAGACTTGATTTTAGGCACGGATTTTACATTGGATGTCCtagctgccaggtgtcgacatctccatgCCGAACTACCTTAGTGCACACTTTAGAGAATGttagaggattaaaatccctaAGGAACCTGTAATTTATAATCAATTGATCTATCATCAATTGCTATTTGATTCTACGAAAAAACATATATTATTCTAAATATTTATAGGCAGTTTTTGTagtgctttttttttgggggggggggggggagtggggggGAGGTGGTCCTGATGGCTGACCCTGGGTCTCCCAAACATTCCCTTTATTTATCTTCAACACAAATTAGAATCTAAGCAAACTATATATAGATTGCTATTATTACAACAAGCAAGGCTTCCATTCACTATTTGTTACAACTTAGAAACTATACTTATTTCAAAACGACAACTAGCATGAACCATACCACGGAACACAAGACTAAAAATGAAACTAAGGAAGGAAGTTTCCAATGATATCTTAACAAGTACAATCACCTCCCACCATCTATTGATATTGTCATTGGATTACTCACACTATCATACCTTGTAgtgttgtgagtcttgtgactATACATGTCTGATGATTCACCAAGCAAACATTCCACCTCCTCGATGTTGTGTGCGACCCAAGGATTCCTCTGATACCTTATCAACTCCCGTAGCTCTTTTGCCACTTCCATCATTGTTGGTCTTTCTTCCCCTGTTCCTTTTAAACATTTTTCTGCGAGTTTTATGACTTCTTGGAGTTATTCTTTGCTCCCTTCAGTCATGACCCGATCATTTATAATTTTCCAAACACTACCCCCTTTGAATGAAGTGACAAAATGCTTAGCTAGATTTGTCTCTCTACCAGTTTGATCATCAATAAAGACTGCCTTCTTTCTAGTTAATAACTTTGCAATTACTACGccaaagctataaacatcactcttttctGTGAGTTGACTTGATTGAATATACTCTGGGTCCAAGTACCCACATGTTCCTTGCACTAGTGTAGCAATTTGAGTTTGGTCTAAAAGAACCAATCTTGATGCACCAAAGTCTGGCACCTTTGCCGTATAATTATCGTCCAATAAAATATTTGTAGACTTAATATCTTTGAGAATGATAGGTGGTGAAGCTGCAGAATGCAAATAAGCTAGTGCCTCTGATGTTTCCGTAGCTATCTTTAGACGATTATCCCATGAAATTTGAGAATTGCATACCTCACCATGGATATGGTGGTATAAGGTTTTGTTCCTCACAAATTCATACACTATTATAGGAACCTTAGTCTCTAAGCAACAACCCAATAGCCTCACTACATTTCTATGGTTAATTTTGGAAAGAATGACCAGCTCATTTATGAATTGCTCAATCTGACTCTTGTCCACTACTTTTGATTTCTTAATGGCAACAATCCTATCCTTAGGTAGAATTCCTTTGTATACTGTACCGTACCCTCTTTGACCAAGGATCTCACTGTCAGCATAGTTGTTAGTTGCTTGCTCTAGTTCTTTTTCTGTAAAAATTTTGGTAGCTTCAACATTTCCTCCATGGGAAGTAAGCTTTTGCGTTAACAAGAGACCTCCATTTTGCTCGAAGAATTTCTGCTTGCGTTTGTTGTCCTTTCTCTTTTGAAGTACAGCAAGAACCAATAAACTACCAATAAGTAGAAACATGGAACCCAAACCACTACCTGTTAGGAGACATTAAGCTTATTAAAGATACTAGAAGTTGGTTCAAAATTGGGGTGCACATGAAGCCTATATTATGCACTAATTGAGCGACAGGAACAACTGCGAATTTCTATAGAAGCTTATTTACTACGATTCCATGAGtgttattatataaatatactAATGATATTCAAGAGTAATTAAGTATTTAGACATACCTACTGTATTTAcagaataatataaaaatatatatatatatataaaagtgcAAATCCAATTTTC includes these proteins:
- the LOC122643091 gene encoding wall-associated receptor kinase 1-like, whose product is MFLLIGSLLVLAVLQKRKDNKRKQKFFEQNGGLLLTQKLTSHGGNVEATKIFTEKELEQATNNYADSEILGQRGYGTVYKGILPKDRIVAIKKSKVVDKSQIEQFINELVILSKINHRNVVRLLGCCLETKVPIIVYEFVRNKTLYHHIHGEVCNSQISWDNRLKIATETSEALAYLHSAASPPIILKDIKSTNILLDDNYTAKVPDFGASRLVLLDQTQIATLVQGTCGYLDPEYIQSSQLTEKSDVYSFGVVIAKLLTRKKAVFIDDQTGRETNLAKHFVTSFKGGSVWKIINDRVMTEGSKE